Genomic DNA from Peribacillus simplex NBRC 15720 = DSM 1321:
CATTCATGAAAATGACAAATATTATAGCCGTTTTCTTCTCCTTCAAACCAGTTAACCCATACATCATGAAGATATAGCATCATTCATCCCTCACTTAAACAAATTTCTGTTTGTCAATCAGTATAGGCAGGAACCATACAATTTATTCCTATTCTAGAAAACAGATTAAGAAAAAAAGAACGTATATTTTAACTCTTTTTTGATAAGAATTCTTCAGATTGAATAGTGAATGATTTTTTCACAGAGAGTTTTTCAGAATTTTTCACCAGATAATAGCCACTACAGTATCCAAGCATATATGGATATCCTTTCGTCCCAAGCAGAAGTACATCATGAAGAGGATCTGTACGTTTTATCATGTGATTTTCCTCTAAATGCTTACTCCAAAATTCTCGTAGTTTATCTTCCTGATATAACTTAGTCCATTTCGCTAAAAATTTTGCTCCTAAATATTTTCCCACCGTTCTTTCCGCCAGTCCCTCCATGATCATCGTATCCAGGAGAGTGAATTCTTTTTGGTCCTTTTTCAAATGATGCAGACGGCAAACATGATGATATTCATGAATCAATAGGGCCTCCATTTCCTTTTCGGCTATCCCCTTGCCGTAAAAAAGGAATAGTTTATCTTTAAATGCCAACCCTGACTTCGTTTCAACTTTTTTATTCCATATACCTGAAGACATGAGCGGAAAAATATATATGGGAACATCAGGACCTCCCCATAGCTTCTTATAAGCTGTAAACAAGCTTTGTGTTTTTTCCCATATATTATTTTCTTTTAAGTCTTCCAAAATGAGTTTTGTTTTTTGATTCGGCGAATACATGCCATGCTTCAATAAATGATGATAAATCATGTCCGCACCAAGGTTGTTGAATGTACTTTTAAGTCTTTCCAGCATCTGGACCGGGCGGTTAAAATCCTTCTTCATCCATTCATTGGTTGAAATGACTCCCATTTCCCATACACCTCCGCTTCTATTGACTATCGTATGATTTAAAGAGGGCGGTTGACACATATTCTATCCTTTGCATGTTCATTTTCCCTTCAATATAAAAAGAGCAGATCCCAAAAGATCTGCCCTTCCTTTAAAACTTATTGATATTTCTTGAAAAGAATAGTTGCGTTATGTCCACCGAATCCAAGTGAATTGCTGATGGCTGCATTGATTTCGCCCTTCCTTGCTTGATTCGGAACATAGTCCAAATCACACTCAGGGTCAGGTGTTTCAATATTGATGGTTGGAGGCAAAATGCTGTCCCTGATTGCCTGAATCGTGAATATTGCTTCCACACCTCCTGCTGCCCCTAACATATGGCCTGTCATTGATTTAGTGGAACTTATTGCAAGTTTATTAGCATGGTCGCCAAAGACTTCTTTGACTGCCATCGTTTCGTATTTGTCATTGTATGGTGTACTCGTTCCGTGGGCATTCACATATTGGATGTCTTCCGGATTCAAACCTGCATCCTCAATTGCGATTTTCATCGCTCTTGCCCCGCCTTCTCCACCTGGTGCCGGAGCTGTAATATGGAAGGCATCTCCAGTTGAGCCATAACCAGCTATTTCAGCATAAATCTTGGCTCCTCTATTCAATGCATGTTCAAGATCTTCCAGAACGATAATTCCAGCTCCTTCCCCTATTACGAAACCATCACGATTAAGATCAAAAGGACGGCTAGCGGTTTGTGGATCAGGGTTGGTCGATAAAGCAGTATTTGCACAGAAGCCTGCAACCGACATTTTTGTGATTGGCGCTTCGGCCCCACCTGTGATCATGACATCGGCATCGCCCCGTTGAATGGCTTTAAACGCGTCACCAATTGAATTTGTTCCTGTTGCACAGGCTGTCACCGTACATGAATTGATTCCTTTTGCACCCAGTAAGATAGAAACCTGGCCAGCTGCCATGTCCGGAATCATCATTGGAACGAAAAATGGGCTCACCCGTTTATATCCTCTATTTAAAAAGTTTTCATGCTGTGTTTCAAGTGTCTCCAGCCCGCCGATACCCGAACCGATCCAGACCCCGACACGTGCAGCATTTTCATCGGTTATTTCCAGCTTGCTATCATTATATGCCATAACGGATGCTGCAATTGCATAATGGGTAAAACGATCCATTTTGCGTGCTTCTTTACGATTTATATATGTCTCTATATCAAAATCCTTGATTTCAGCAGCAACTTTAACGGGGAATTCTTCAGCATTTAAACGAGTTAAAGGCCCTATCCCCGATTTCCCCTCAATTATATTCTTCCATCCAGTTTCTGCATCATTACCAACTGGAGAGATTGCTCCAATACCTGTTACAACTACACGGCGATTAGTCATTAAAAATCGCTCCTTCCTATTTTTAAAGCTCTTACGTTTTGCTTCTTCTTTTATTTACCCCACCTAAGAGCGATCGCTCCCCATGTAAGGCCACCACCAAAACCGACCATGATGATTAAGTCATTGTCCTTGATTCTTCCTGCTTCCATTTCTTCCACAAGGGCCATTGGAATGGACGCTGATGAAGTATTTCCATATTTATGAACCGTTTTTGTCATTTTTTCAAGTGGGAGACCCAAGCGTTCCCTTGAAGCTTCCATAATGCGTATGTTTGCTTGATGCGGAACAAGCAGATCCACATCTTCCTTTGTCAAACCAGCTTTGTCCAAT
This window encodes:
- a CDS encoding DUF2268 domain-containing protein; the protein is MGVISTNEWMKKDFNRPVQMLERLKSTFNNLGADMIYHHLLKHGMYSPNQKTKLILEDLKENNIWEKTQSLFTAYKKLWGGPDVPIYIFPLMSSGIWNKKVETKSGLAFKDKLFLFYGKGIAEKEMEALLIHEYHHVCRLHHLKKDQKEFTLLDTMIMEGLAERTVGKYLGAKFLAKWTKLYQEDKLREFWSKHLEENHMIKRTDPLHDVLLLGTKGYPYMLGYCSGYYLVKNSEKLSVKKSFTIQSEEFLSKKS
- the fabF gene encoding beta-ketoacyl-ACP synthase II, whose amino-acid sequence is MTNRRVVVTGIGAISPVGNDAETGWKNIIEGKSGIGPLTRLNAEEFPVKVAAEIKDFDIETYINRKEARKMDRFTHYAIAASVMAYNDSKLEITDENAARVGVWIGSGIGGLETLETQHENFLNRGYKRVSPFFVPMMIPDMAAGQVSILLGAKGINSCTVTACATGTNSIGDAFKAIQRGDADVMITGGAEAPITKMSVAGFCANTALSTNPDPQTASRPFDLNRDGFVIGEGAGIIVLEDLEHALNRGAKIYAEIAGYGSTGDAFHITAPAPGGEGGARAMKIAIEDAGLNPEDIQYVNAHGTSTPYNDKYETMAVKEVFGDHANKLAISSTKSMTGHMLGAAGGVEAIFTIQAIRDSILPPTINIETPDPECDLDYVPNQARKGEINAAISNSLGFGGHNATILFKKYQ